From Perca flavescens isolate YP-PL-M2 chromosome 19, PFLA_1.0, whole genome shotgun sequence:
taatggggatccgaATAAAGGAATAATAGAATGACAGCGGCATCCATTAGTGTTATCCTTGTGAGTGCTGTGGAAATATTTTAGTATCGTGGTATTGacttgaataatacagaagttTAAGATTCTCAAAGTGCTATTGCATGTGCTGAATAAGCGTTTTGATCAAACAGCTTGTATAAAAAGCATTTGGTAACTTtatgtaatgtgtttgtgtgtgtaggacaCAAATTGTCCACTATGTGTCATCATTGTGCCATGGGTTACATGGTGTATTTAAGCAGGATCCTTTTTTTGTCAGGTAACAGGTCACTCTTTCCTGCCTAATGATTCCTGTACATGCCAGTGAGACAATACATAAGTACCTTTAATAAACCGCTGCACTGATCCAATCTGTctactttgtttgtgtttgggtTGTATCCCTGTTAGCCCGCACACACCAGCCATTATATAAAGTTGTTAATTTGTGAATTAGTTTAAGATAGTtgataacattaaaacaaaaacaattaaacacTTGAGAAATGTGTCTCAGTGCTAGTTTTGTTTGCGTGGTAACCAGAGGACCATTATTCCATGGAGTCCTTGTCTTTTGGAAAACGTCACATCCCACCAATCTTGTCTCCAAGTCCTTGCATCAACTATGAGCTTATCAGACGTCAGTATTCACCACCTGTGAAATGAGGAGCCAAAGGACTGATTCCTACATACAGCAGGAAACCAGCCCAATCAGCCACACATAATCTTCCCCCAAAGACCTCAGATTGTTGCCCTGTTCCCCTGATTGTTGAGAGGAAAAACTAGCTCGCCACAGATGTGCTCGGGTTTCTTGTTGCTCCTCTGTCTGACCTGATCTCTACCTTTTGACGTTCAACCCACCACTCATGTCCTGTGGACATGCCAGGGCTCATTTTCATAGGATTAATTATAAGAACAAACACAGCAAGAAAGACAGACTCTTgtttcaaagtgtgtgtgttaggaaaCATGTCAGCTGAGTTGGGGTTCTGTTTCACCACCTAGTGACTGATGAACTTTTTAGTGTGTATGCAGCAACACTATTCTCAATCTGATTACATACAAGAAATTAGTCTACACACAGTACTGTCTTGTTAAGGTTCCAACatataacacagacacagaaagtcAGATGATTTGTCAAAGTAAGCAACATCTTTTAGTGAGAGCTGGAGTTTGGTTAAAGGACAGGTTCACATCAACATGCAAGTACCAAACTCCAAACTGGAGGTCTGATCTGACCATGAAATAAGGCTCACCTTAAATGCATGAATTACATGCTGTATTTCATCTCTAATGGCCTTTCAGCTTTTTACAGCAGTTGCCAGATATAGACGACCATGCTACCAAACCTGGCATCCTCACTGTAACAACAACAGGAGCTCAGGAAtatgttgtttcatgtgacaTATGCACATCAACGGTTCACTGTGGAAACATTGAATTTGGACAATCCGTATGCTTTGCTCTTGTCTTTATTAAACAAAGCATACAGATAGCTAAAACAAACCCTTCGATGCACAATAATGTTGTGTCATATATTTCCCCACGTGACTTGCATGActcatgaatatttattaaCCAACTGCCTCGGTGTCTACCAAAAGCATTTTGAAGAAGTAGAAGCTTCTGAAAACTACTTCAACAGAGAAGTTTAGGTTTCATCAGACATCATTGTTACTGTCTTAAAAGGTTACTCTTTATGCAAAGTCATTATTAAAGGAAAAAATAGCACGTAACTTtggacatgcatacacacaatcAGACTCAACACTACTCATGACAAACACtgagacaaaacaacacaattcCAAATTAATAATTCAATTCCAAACATAATACGGCAATACACATCatctaaataaaaatatatcagGGATGGATAACTCTCTCCATACATACGCAAAACCAGGACTATGTTTCACTACTCCATTTCTTGTGTAAATGAATACAATCTTTACAAAATTTTATTAAAGCTTGTTTTAcaactttacttttaaaatcCTGTTTATGAATTCCATGGCACCACTGATTCCTAAGGTTTAATGTTAGGCTCTCATATTCACATTATACATGCTTCCCCTTGGCTTCATTTTTCGGAAACAACATTTTGAATCACTGTAATGCAGATAATCTGAGCCAACATCGTGATCTCATGGGAAGTCGTATGAATAGCATGccactattaatgacatttCACGAGCTATGTATGGCCCATTGTCGTTCACCTAGTTTAGCTGACTAGTGACGTGAAAGTTTAGACACAAAAACGACTAGACAAGATTAGAAATATATTATGTTTTGGTTGAAAACAGTCCCGGGACATGAACACTTTTTTCCTGGGATCCGGtgagtttttaaaaatgttgaggAACTCATTTTAATGATTATTCCGActccacatgaatgcagcacaaatgtcctacctcacaatgttaatgaaaGTTAAAAATAACTAGTGTCTACGCCCCACGATGCTACACAACGGAATTCAATGGGTTATTctttggcccatgctacacccttctagcctgggaaaaccctgacgaacttctgacaaatttgagatttgctccgCAAGTCATTCTGGCCAAgggcccattcaagcccatttccaatttttccaaatcgaggcaccaatcacaacccttgaggtgggctttacacgatgacgatagcgcagcgaaggcaagcaactttttgtttacattcaacatgacggccactgCTTcggcagcaacccgttgatgtcGCTGTCGCCGCTATGTCACACGTaacgttgctctgattggttggaggactatccaattgcgcccagaggcatttgagcagcGTCCGTTGGCgatgcccctttggaaatgcGCTGCGAATGAACTTTGCCCAGACCCAccagggtctggtgtcaaccaggctagcaCCCTTCTtgagtttcatgaaaatcgggcCAGTGGTTTTTCTCTAATCCTgccaacaaacaaacagacagacaaactgaGCAGATCATAGCCTTGGCGGAGGTTTTATGAAAACCAAACTGAAGTAATCATGTTTGGCCCTTCTAAGAGCCACATGAAAGTGCAGCTGTAAgtgcttatttttatttaaaaaataataagaagAATAATCCAAGGTGCAGTTGGAAAAGATATGTTTTTAGCCGTGTTTTTAGATGTGTAAGCATTCGTCCGTCCCGGTTGTGTTGTGAAGGGCAGCTTTTATCAGCTAAGAGTTTTTGCAAAATGAAAGCCTTTTTTATATCATCAGGACCTAGAAACCATTATCCATGCTTTGATCACCTCTTGTCTTGATTATTCTAATTCGCTATATATTAATGTTCTATAACTTCGACTGTACTTTTATCGTGTGGTATATAGTATAGCGATATATAgccagtagtttttctgtaatactgctaacacaaaaaaaaaagacagacagacaaaccgaGCAAAAATCAGAACCTCCTTGGCGGAGGtattatgaaaaataaactaaagtCATCATGTAAGGGCCTTCTAGCTCTGTCACTAACCTAACCAATGCGCTCAGGCCCAAACATGCATAATGAAGTTAAAAATCTTGGTGGACACTTTAGTGTAATGAGGCAGCCAGTTCCTAACCCATCTGCCTCAACTggaaagcactttgggtcagctcctgttgtttttaaatgtgctatataaattaaaGTATCTGTGGAGATGCAGTCATCATATTTATATAAAAGAAAGCATCCTGTTCTTTAAACTTACAGAAGTTGAAGAATTGTTGCATCAGAGTTATTCTATTTGTGCGGCACGAATTCCGCTGTGTCACTGAGGTTGGTTTTGCATATTGCAAAATCATCTTTGAAGGCAttcttttacttaaaaaataaactgaacaatATAAAAGTATAAAGAAAGTCTCTTCAAACCTGGTTAGTGTAACAGTTTGTATTTTATAATATTCCTGTTgttcatattaatgtaaaattCCAACATTTGAGCAGTTTGTTCCTCACTCACCATAGCACACTTATAATTATAATGACCCAAAGCTGATTTTATAAATAGATGTTGGGCTCTCCTGCAGTACACATGCAGGAACTTTGCCTTTTTCAAGGAAAAGTGCATGTTTTGGGCTCGAGTCTATATTGCGTAACTCTTGGTCTCCTCGTTTATGAGTTTCCAACTTTATATAAATGGCTTTTCTACCTTACATTTGTCAGCAGTGTTGCCACAGCATTTAACATTTGTCGTTcagatatctatctatcataATAATATGTCTGATATCTGTGTATGAGAACAGACATCTGTTCTCAGTTCCCTGTTTATTGAGAGATGATGAGATAAGTAGCTGCATTTAAGTGCTGGTCTTCCTCTTGTTCAGCACCTCGTCACAGGACGgctaaaagaaaagaagagaaggaaaTACTGCAGCAGGTTTTGTTACAAACTTTCTTATCATCTTCTGACTTTCCTTTACTGGACTGACAGTCAGTAGGCATCGTCTGTTCCCTACACAAGTATCAGtaacatgtctgtctctctgcgtTAAAGCTATCACCTTCACCATGAAGACACTGACTCTGTTTGCACTGGTTTGTGCCATGACGGCTCTGACTGGAGCTGCTGGTGAGTATTAACTGTTATGGATGtatttaagtaagtaagtaagtaaaatgtatttgtatagcacatttcacagataaaaatcacaaagtgcttcacaacaaaTGGGTGGATACACAACATTTATACATTGCAGTACATAATcggaaaataaacagaaatacacttAAGACACAATAAAACCGACCTAATCACCCTATGGTCTATTGAAACGCCTCTTTAAAAAGAAGAGTTTTCAACTGCGTTTTAAAATTGGTCACTGAATCCAAGCAGCGTACGGAAGGAGGCCATTATTATTGCCAATAAACTGTAACAATCCAATCCAATAACTGCGGTGTCAAACTTCTTCCAGCTGTTCCAGAGGAAAAGGCCGATAAAGACCAAACAGGTGAGTAGATTTCCGATGTTCTCTTCGATGGATTGTACGTTACCGTGAAACTCTGCTGCGATGACTTCACCTACGCTTTGTGTTTATTGTGCATTTATCAAAACTCAATCACACTATCAAAATAAACGAATTTAATATTGTAATACAAAAGTTATAAAGAAAGAGACATTAACCGGAAACTCCACATTACCCACTGAACATTTTTTCCCACAAATAGCTGATGTTACTCTGGTCAAGAGGGGGACCGGAGGAGGCTGCTCCGAGGGTTGGACTAGGTTCAATGACCGTTGTTTCTTCTACATTCCAAAACCCATGACCTGGGCTAAAGCTGAGGTAATGTTGGCGACCTTAAACTCTGCaacatgttcctttttttttttttttttttttttttttttttgcatacccATGGACATttggtttctgtctgtctttgtctccccTACTGTAGAAAAACTGTGAGTCCATCGGAGGAAACCTCGCGTCCGTTCGCAACTTCATGGAGTACCACGAGCTTCAGAGGCTGATCACGATCGGCAGTCATGATTACAAAGATACATGGATTGGAGGCACTGATGCGAAACAGGTAATTCTGGCATCATTGCACAAGTTGCAAATATTGCAAACCAAATATATATACTATTTATCCTATATTATACTAAACTGACACTTATACTGtactttatattatatacttCATTGCTGTactacatattatatatataaactctATATACGGTATACTTGCTATATTACTACATTTCGctgtatattatattttatattctataCTACATTATACTATCATGAAAGGGGCTGTattcaaaatactgaaaaatagTGGGCTGGGATTGCTTCTACACGGCTCTCACAGCCTGTTCCCCAAACTTGTCAAATACTGacgcaaggcaaggcagcttcatttataaagcacatttcagcaacaaggccatttaaagtaatttaaaaaaaattaaagataaaaaacgaaaaatataaaaaacaggtAAAATCGAACGAGACAGGAATGAAAGTaatactttacaataaggtacacaaaaaaaaggtagttaatgattagttactgtttttgaaagagtaacgtatgattagttaccctttttcaacaGGGttgttaccctttttcagaagggtaccGAATGATTAGTTATtcttttcaaaagggtagttaccctttttcagaagggtaacaaaTGATTCATTTCTTaaccttctgaaaaagggtaactacccttctgaaaaacagtaactaatcatacgttactctttcaaaaacagtaactaatcattaactacctatttttttgtgtaccttattgtaaagtgttactggAATGAAATACAAGAATACAAGTTGTGTAAGCTGTGTCAGAAATGAACAAttacttttattctttttttttttaaaagacagtaTCATCCATGATTCAAATGAAGTGAGAGTTGCAGCaaacctgcagttttctgggagtttgttcctgATATGTTAACCATAAAAAATGACCATTGTCACAACTCCTGGCGTGTAAAACCAACGCTCTCGCTCACATGCACACGTGGCCCACGATTTTATAAAAATCTGTCCTTATTTCTGTCCTTGTGGTATTGCAACACCTGCATCCCtatggggatcaataaaggttatctaaaagattttaaTTTCACTATTCCAGGAAAGGCAATGGTTGTGGAGTGATGGCACACCTTTCCGCTACTCCAACTGGTGTCGTGGAGAGCCTAATAACCTTTTTGGCTTGCAGAATTGTTTGCAAATAAATCATGGAGGTAAAACGACATATTGATTATTGTACAGTAGCAGTGATGCTTATGAATTTCAAGGTACATTTTATAGTTCAGACAGTTCATAAAACATATTGTATCTTGGGCGAAAAAGTCTTCCTGAGTCAGATATCTTTTGGTTTTATCAAATCAGTAGGTGGGTTAACCATACTACCTCATTTATGTTTTTCGCAATGATCGGTATCTTTTCATTGATCATAGTGTTACCTAACTGTACCCATCAAGAATAATTACTTAAGTTTaacagtttgtgtttgtttatgtgtatcATTCGCTGATTCGCCTTTTTTTCTGTATATGCAGCTCATAAATGCTGGGATGACTCTATGTGCTACTATCGAAGACCGTCTGTCTGTGGCAAGAAAGCCTGATGAAAAAGCAAAAAGCACAAACACTGGGGGAGGTTTTCTTCACTCCGTCAGTCTCACATCTGAGCTTAACGGTCTTATTTGAATCTCCTATCTTGATTTCTGTTCTATCGCTGTAACGCTACTTAAGGAAGGAAGCGACAAATGACATAAATAGGAGCTGGACTGTCTCTGAGGCTTTTTGCCTTTAATAAGAGCAGACTGAATGTGTTATGAAAAGATTGCTTTTAGCACAACCTGACATGTATTCTTTTAGAGTGAACTCTTCTTTCTTGTATTATTCTAAATTAAAAGCCTGAAGCACTGAAACAAGCTGGTCTGTGTTTTATCTCCTGTTTAGATAAAAATGTCTCAATCCTTTGGGGTGGACGGACATATTTTAATGGTTTTCTATCGGCTGAAATAAAACCGATTTCTTTACTCTGCCTTTTTGTCCCCCTCAGGCTGCTATTGATGGAATGCAGCTCTCCTATACGAGCCTGCAGCACTTCACTGCATAAGCATGTAAAGACATTGAGGTTAGACAAATGCAAAAACTCCATAATCTCACATGTGATCATTAGCAACGAGCAGTGACACAAGAGTCATGCATTCCACCAGTGTTACACATAAGACTTATATGTGCAACTGTTCTGCATGCATCACGTCTGAAAGCAATCATCTCTACTTCTGACCAAAGatgacattttcaaatataCATTTTCAAACTTTCAAAATGTGTTTAGTACATTAACCATAGCACCATTTAAAAGTTCACGTACGATCTAGAGTCTGTTGAATAATATTTGGTATCCCCACCATCTATCTTTAAACATTCAATGTTGTCGAAGCAAATAACCATTGGTGGTTCTCATCAATGTTAACTCCCTCAAGGCTCTTACATATAAATTGAGCAATTGAAATGTTCATTAAACAGTTTCTAGAACAGAGGCAATATCACAGTTAAAtgagcttatatatatatatatatatatatatatatatatatttttaaatgaaatctaAGTGTCACTTCTGCTCTCTTTGTTGAACCACACCTGGGTCAGGGAGTTGGAAAAGAACCAACTGAGCTGAGTTTAGGCTGTATTAGGTctcacacataaacaaacacaattttGAGGGTGCCCTGCTAATATAGTAAACTGTGTATCAGCAAACCACATGGGCTGTGAGTGCAACAAAGTGAAGTGACAATACAGAAtgcatttacattatttatttcatgttatCAGTTGAATCCCAATCCCGAGTCAGCTCAACTGAGTGTCTGAACACATGATAATTATTTCTTGTTTGTTCTTATAATTTACCATATGAATTTGAGCCATTAACATGTCCACAGGGCATGAGTGACAAGTTTAACAGTGAAAGGAAGTGCCACCTAACAATCAGACAGAGGAAACAAGCAACAAGGAACCACAAAGCATCTGTGGTaagcttctctttctctctgtatcTTTAAGGAACAAGTGagttatattttgtatatattttatatttgatagtttgtcaaaaagctactgcagagatctgaaCATTGGTAGGATGTGACGAAATTCCATTTGCCTACACATTTTAGGGATGTTATGTGCCAAACAAGACATCAATTGTTAAATGCCAAGCTAAGCTAAGTCTTTTAACGGGGACAATTGTTGTGGTTAATGTGATTACATCTGAATGATGTGTTTCAGTGGCAGTATCTACAGACTGAACAAAAGGGGTCCAATAATTAAAACCTGGGGTCATATCAGCTATGTCGAACCATCAACAAGTTAACacatatcttgtttgtttaatctgaaaACTAAGATGTAACATATTAACACTTCAGACTGTTGCATTTCCAGGTCATATTCCAGCATCGAAGCACTGAGAGTTAGTGAGGCCTGAGCCATGCGTCCAGCTGTGGTAACTGTGGTAACGTTTCTCATACTGCTCATTTCTGAAGGGCCTCTGCCTGAAACATTAGGCTTGTTCgtgatgaactgcgcctcgcctgtaaagtggggGCTAAGATAAAAAGCTGCGGTAAAGTCGTCCATTttccagccgtttccagcaACCTTCATGCTGgtagtggtgggcagatcgaggcttcgtgaaacaaGGAAACcgttgaagcaaatgtgccatattgtgtcgaggcttcgaaacaatccgacacccgtctcaacgatgacacctagtggtcacttgcaggtgttgatctaaaacaaccttgacaatgagccattttttattattgtatttttctaatatgtAACGCTTGTAACCTGtaggctcctcactgtgcataatgttattttggtcataacaaaagaatattaataaaagaaatcaagccaCAAAGTCTCAAttctttatagatttttattcaaaaatatgaatgtcccaacagtttattatatttcaatcctaattatctatctatatctatatatctatatatctatctatctgtgtatctatatatgtatctacctatcaatatgttaatgtgtcactatgtatacgctgtctgtctctagcctatcagtcaatgtgtaaatttaaatgtaagcctaaatataactaaacaactCGCACTATGAATGTCATTATATCACCAAAAACccgctatctcaaaatcaaactcctctcacaAAAACCCACGAGGTCAAGATGCGTTGACTTCACTTGTATACTGAGGTGCGATTGTGTGTTCCCGACCCTGTCGATCAAACGCTGATTCGTGCCGCCTGTtgaaacacttgtgaaacactccgatgtttcatttagccgtagtcacgtgacatgggtgttttgaatcacgctttgaatcagtgtttcgaaacatctgcgcttcgggatctcgacaaagcttcACTCCAGCCATCCCTACATGCTGAACAGTATGTCAAAGAAACACTCCCATCCTGTTGGGTctgattccgatttaataacaTGTTATCAGACACacatatcagcttgtacacagtctccagttgtttttatcatgacagagtagctgtcaaaattctctgcatgtgatctgttgctgatggtAATAAACGACACGCTGTAGATGATCAGTAATCTGAACGGtttcagtctctctgacttctaaacgtcacTATTAGCCCacacaacaggtgttctgtacagatTAAGCCTTTAAATCGGACTAATGGCAATTcaaatccctccgattcaaaagcaataaaatgtttatataaCACGTCATCACGTTGAGTCGAttatgaaccaatcagctgtgaaatcagctgagaggccggcgtttcctgaaaagcaactgcgccgcctgtgtctcaaacctgcggccgccttgatctgaTGGGCAGGTTTGCATGACGTCAGATcgagtcggacacaaatctaaccggcatgcaacaggcggcgatcgccggtgatcgattctacGCGGACCTGGCTCacctcgaacgagcctattacGTCCTGAATGGTTTTCTACCCCACCTGTGTTTAGTGAATTACTCCCTTGTGTTTTTAATCTGGGTGTTTTCCCTGTTTCAGATGTCATGTTGCTTCCTTTCGTTCCTTGTTTTCCTGCGTTCCAGCCCTGGTTCCTCGTGTTTAGTTGTGGTTTATCTGTCTTTTGGATGTACTGAGCTGTGAGTCATTGGTATCACTGCATTTGCGTCTACACCTGCTATACTTTATCGtctcacacagacaaagagagactcTTCAAAGGGgccatcttgaaataaaatGGGTCACTTCAGCTCTCTTTGTGGAGCCACACCTCAGTCAAAGACTTAAAGctttaaggcatttttttttttacattaatgaacgtctgttacattcacgCGAttattgccaaatgagttgatacaaagctttTTAagacgcactatagctttaagaccCAAACTGAACTGAGATAAGGCTGAATTGGGTCTAACTCGCCGACTTATTGAGACttcagcttattcaccgtatcccccagggtcagataagtccatacatacccttctcatttATAGACATATTTTTACatctaaaatgatttttttgttatttcagagAGAACAACCGGGTACTTAACTCAAATGTATGTTGCATGAAAATTATAGGTAAgttgattacattttatttaattattgccAATTGTTCCGTAAAAAAAATTCAGATGCCCTTCGATTTATAGGTTTGATAACCTCTGTTATATACCATATTAAACACCTGGAGAGTTTTGTTTTACCCTCCATATATTTCAAAGGTTTGTCAAAACTTTAATCTGTAAATTACCTGTGTATTTGACCATATATATTATGGGTTTGCATGGAGAGCTTGCATTCATTATATTCATACAGTTTTGTATAAGGCATCGACTGATGTATGATGCATTTCATGACTAAACAAACACACGCAGACTGTGGTGCTGACTGCTCACAGTTTTGTGCACCTGCATCATAAGTCACTGTTTTTTGAGAGTCATGGCCGAAAGAGCAGCAAAGTTGATTGTATGAACATTAAACCGCCATTCAAAAATCCTGAAAAGCAAAGAATTGAAATCCATTCTTGAATTCAAAACTCAAATCTAGTGATTGAGACAATAAACTTGTCAGCAAAATGTTTACTAAGGTAAGAAATGAAGTGAGAAAAAGAGGCCTTGTCctagacttctttttggaggcagtggagtcgccccctgctagAAATAAgaaagaatgcaggtttaaggaccTTCAGCATTGGCTTTACTTTTCAGGCCTcgaggctgctgattggttcagaTATGTGAATCTTTAAAGCTCTTTTAGTTTGTCCATCATAAACCAGACTACAGGGCCATTTTAGCATGTGCCCTGTGTGCTGCAACAAAATAATGACTATGGTGTATTTTAAAGGCTTATATAGTATATAAGAATGAAAGTCTGTGATTCTTGAAGTTGTTTTACATGAGGTTTCATGTGCTAAATTAATGATTTGATCAAAAAGCTTGTTTCAAAAGCATTAGTAACTTGTTTGTATGAGCCATTTTCATGTAGcctatcgtgtgtgtgtgtgtgtgtgtgtgtgtgtgtgtgtgtgtgtgtgtgtgtgtgtgtgtgtgtgtgtgtgtgtgtgtgtgtgtgtgtgtgtgtgtaggacacATATTGTCCACTAGGTGTCACCAATGTGCTTTGGATCATGTGTacagtgtaaagtgtctttgagtagcccaccatgtaaagcactatataaataaaatgtattattatttagcctactttgccttaaaagtgagcagagggaATTAATGTTCCTCGTGAAATTTACCCTAAGGACTAGGCTgaattttaaacacttttttcacaatccgagaatatgttttacaaccttATGCACAAATCTCTATGAGCTATGTCTcattctaaatatctttctacaattaatgttcatacagaGCAAACACgactggacaaaaactagaaaaagaagtAAGTGACTTCAATCCACACTGTAAGCATACCTGTAAAACAATGCAttattcatgttgttttttttcctctccccaAGCTGACAagtgacagcaccaaaataaaaagattaagaaGCATTGTGGCGTTCCCTGTGTGATAAATGTACACTACACTATACTAGTGTCTGTGTAGACTGCATTCAGTCAGTCTTAAATAGTGAGGAAAAATAGATGAGTAGCTAGAATGCTTGCAGTTTAAAGAATGTGTGGAGGCCAAAAATTGACTTTTAATCatggaaaaatacttttttgcctTGAAATAATTCAAAGTGTATTCCAAGATCCCAAACAAAGTCAGAAGTTGTTTGGGTCTGACAGCACCTTCTAAATTCAAATGTCAACAAAAGAATAAAGTCTGCGGATATCATGAATGTGCCCTCCTTCTGAACAGGTGGCATTCATCAAGTTGAATCGAACATTTTAAGACAAAAATGTTTCTGCATGAGGCCCATTATCTACCTGCTTAGAGCAGGAAATGTGACTACCTCTGTGAAGTAACATGATCACTCTGTTTAAATGTCGACATTGTGTTTAATAAATCACTTAATAAGGAAGTTTCCTTATGCCACTGAATGTAATGTTTTAAA
This genomic window contains:
- the LOC114546000 gene encoding ladderlectin — translated: MKTLTLFALVCAMTALTGAAAVPEEKADKDQTADVTLVKRGTGGGCSEGWTRFNDRCFFYIPKPMTWAKAEKNCESIGGNLASVRNFMEYHELQRLITIGSHDYKDTWIGGTDAKQERQWLWSDGTPFRYSNWCRGEPNNLFGLQNCLQINHGAHKCWDDSMCYYRRPSVCGKKA